One Thermicanus aegyptius DSM 12793 DNA segment encodes these proteins:
- a CDS encoding 3-hydroxyacyl-CoA dehydrogenase family protein → MVIQKVGVVGAGTMGSGIAETLAEHEFDVILIDKTTKAINRAMQWIEKSQEKKLEKWAITEAEKKMILAHIHTTLDLSLLAEVDMVIESVDEDLELKKEIFKKLDLLCGPEVILASNTSTLSLTELAAGTLRPERIIGLHFLHPVAKINLVEIIRGLRTSDETVARAKEFVDRIQKVGIQVYESPGYVTTRLILTLINEAVNTLMEGVASAEEIDVAMKIGYDFSRGPLEMADRFGLDSVLAAMERLFREFGDPKFRPSPLLRKLVRAGQLGVKTGEGFFRYTETGERISKPLEEG, encoded by the coding sequence TTGGTTATTCAAAAAGTAGGAGTGGTCGGAGCAGGAACCATGGGGAGCGGGATTGCAGAGACGCTTGCCGAACATGAATTTGATGTGATTTTGATCGATAAGACCACGAAAGCAATCAATCGGGCGATGCAGTGGATTGAAAAATCCCAAGAGAAAAAATTAGAAAAGTGGGCGATTACGGAAGCGGAGAAGAAGATGATTCTAGCCCACATCCATACCACCTTGGATCTTAGTCTTTTGGCTGAGGTCGATATGGTCATCGAGTCGGTGGATGAGGATTTGGAACTAAAGAAGGAGATCTTTAAGAAGTTGGATCTTCTCTGTGGACCGGAGGTTATCCTCGCCAGTAACACTTCTACCCTAAGCCTGACCGAACTTGCTGCGGGCACTTTACGGCCGGAACGGATCATCGGCCTTCACTTTCTACATCCAGTGGCGAAGATTAACCTGGTGGAGATCATCCGGGGACTTCGGACCTCCGATGAGACCGTGGCGAGAGCCAAAGAGTTTGTGGATCGCATTCAAAAAGTGGGAATTCAGGTGTATGAATCCCCAGGGTATGTGACCACCCGCCTCATCCTTACCTTGATCAATGAAGCCGTCAATACCCTGATGGAGGGAGTCGCCAGTGCAGAAGAGATTGACGTGGCGATGAAAATTGGCTATGACTTCTCCAGGGGTCCTTTGGAGATGGCAGACCGTTTTGGGCTAGATTCGGTTCTCGCCGCCATGGAACGGCTCTTTCGGGAGTTTGGCGATCCCAAATTCCGTCCATCGCCGCTTCTGAGAAAGTTGGTTCGAGCCGGTCAGTTGGGCGTTAAAACGGGAGAAGGCTTCTTCCGTTATACCGAAACCGGAGAACGGATCTCGAAACCCCTTGAGGAAGGATGA
- a CDS encoding amidohydrolase, protein MRTVLYNARIIPGPGFDGAIQHGYVIVEGENIVRIGEGDPDGESEETRINLRGRIVLPGFINTHNHTPMILLRGIGDDLPLQEWLEKKMWPLEAKYTSEIAYWGSLLAQVEMIKSGTTTFADMYDNMDRVAEGVVESGLRAVLSRGIIGLCSREEQKRKLAEGVRFADEWNQTANGRIRTMISPHSAYTCPEGFLREIVEKAREMNLPIHTHLSETKKEVEDLKKQTGKGTVYYLDELGLFDGPSLVAHAVHLEDGEISLLAEKNVKISHNLISNLKLGSGIMPLKKMKNHRLTISLGTDSAASNNSLDLFEEMRGVALLHKGVEEDPTLVTAEEAFGMATMEGAKALFWEEEIGSLAPGKKADLIVVNINQSHFTPSRHFLSHLVYAARGGDVLHMMVNGRWLMWNREILTMDEERILYEAERAFDKLLAM, encoded by the coding sequence ATGCGTACCGTTTTATATAATGCCCGAATCATCCCCGGTCCAGGTTTCGATGGGGCGATTCAACATGGCTATGTGATCGTGGAGGGGGAGAACATCGTCCGGATCGGGGAGGGGGATCCGGATGGGGAATCGGAGGAGACAAGAATCAATTTGCGGGGGAGGATCGTTCTTCCGGGTTTCATCAATACCCATAATCATACTCCGATGATTTTATTGCGAGGGATAGGAGATGATCTCCCGCTTCAGGAATGGCTGGAGAAGAAGATGTGGCCGCTGGAAGCGAAATACACCTCGGAGATCGCCTATTGGGGTTCGCTCCTCGCCCAAGTGGAAATGATCAAATCAGGAACCACCACCTTCGCCGATATGTACGACAACATGGATCGAGTGGCGGAAGGAGTGGTGGAAAGCGGATTACGGGCGGTTTTAAGTCGTGGGATCATCGGTTTATGCTCCCGGGAAGAACAAAAAAGAAAATTGGCTGAAGGGGTTCGCTTTGCCGATGAGTGGAACCAAACGGCAAATGGCCGGATTCGTACCATGATCTCCCCCCATTCGGCCTATACCTGTCCGGAAGGATTTTTAAGGGAAATCGTCGAGAAGGCAAGAGAGATGAACCTGCCCATTCATACTCATCTTTCGGAAACAAAAAAAGAGGTGGAAGATCTTAAAAAACAGACCGGTAAGGGGACGGTTTATTATTTAGACGAACTGGGACTCTTTGACGGTCCATCACTGGTTGCCCACGCGGTCCATTTGGAGGATGGAGAAATTTCCCTCCTTGCAGAAAAAAATGTAAAAATATCCCATAATCTAATCAGTAATTTAAAATTGGGAAGCGGCATTATGCCTCTGAAAAAAATGAAAAATCACCGGCTCACCATATCTCTAGGAACGGACAGTGCCGCCAGCAACAATAGCTTAGACCTTTTTGAGGAGATGAGGGGTGTTGCCCTCCTGCACAAGGGGGTGGAAGAGGATCCCACGCTGGTCACTGCGGAGGAGGCTTTCGGAATGGCCACGATGGAAGGGGCGAAAGCCCTCTTTTGGGAGGAGGAGATCGGCAGTTTGGCCCCGGGGAAAAAGGCGGATCTTATCGTTGTAAACATCAACCAGTCCCATTTTACCCCGAGCCGCCATTTCTTATCCCATCTGGTCTACGCGGCAAGAGGAGGAGATGTACTCCACATGATGGTGAATGGGCGTTGGCTCATGTGGAACCGTGAGATCCTGACCATGGATGAGGAGAGAATCCTTTATGAGGCGGAAAGAGCGTTTGACAAGCTCCTGGCTATGTAA
- a CDS encoding tetratricopeptide repeat protein, whose translation MLVKNLFQVLNEAVDDIAVHLPPSPQEEKEWAEKVKALRKMSDEILEGWIQFEEHFDEKIRPFFMEWLGPSPFEGMENSQKKGETMEHDGEASILGKKLESEKLSSDHKEDFKRARGYFELGMYPESYRILESLVKEEPNHPLLRLYFAYSALYSGEKGEAKRQFSLLEQTATDEKIRVLCFNALGILAYNEGDFQGAEKRFTQALSLQEDFQAARYNLGVTFFSQERYVEAISQWEDYISRRGTLDMELAIHLTSAFLRLGRFRKALQVWEVGGFQDKKGLLLLLGQFFERLEHFTESAACYREILKTNPEEVEALHGLGWTLWLSTGEVNEAVPILKKALSLTGDHLNIGFSLAWIYLHHGEWEEAEKVVETLLRRDPDAALPLALSTLLSSLKGSWQEAEAYANRLRQTAGDRNRALGEFVYGRILLSQHHLEEAIAAFQRSIRKNPYLRESFVLQGLSFYLNGQFDKAEEVWRRILKNNAKSTPLYQLPSKG comes from the coding sequence ATGCTGGTAAAGAACCTTTTCCAAGTCTTAAACGAAGCGGTGGACGATATCGCAGTCCACCTTCCCCCATCTCCGCAGGAGGAGAAGGAATGGGCGGAAAAAGTGAAGGCGTTACGAAAGATGAGCGATGAGATTTTGGAAGGATGGATCCAATTTGAAGAACATTTTGATGAGAAGATCCGTCCTTTTTTCATGGAATGGTTGGGCCCTTCTCCCTTTGAGGGGATGGAGAACTCTCAGAAGAAGGGAGAGACCATGGAACATGATGGGGAAGCATCCATCCTGGGAAAGAAGTTAGAAAGTGAGAAGCTATCTTCAGACCATAAAGAAGATTTTAAACGGGCCCGGGGTTACTTCGAATTGGGAATGTACCCGGAAAGCTACCGAATCCTTGAATCCCTCGTAAAGGAAGAACCGAATCATCCTCTCCTCAGGCTTTATTTCGCTTATTCCGCCTTATACTCGGGAGAGAAAGGAGAGGCAAAGCGCCAATTCTCACTCTTAGAGCAAACGGCAACGGATGAGAAGATTCGTGTGCTTTGCTTTAATGCATTGGGTATTCTCGCATATAATGAAGGGGATTTCCAAGGGGCGGAAAAGCGCTTTACGCAGGCGTTATCCCTCCAAGAAGATTTTCAGGCAGCTAGGTATAATCTGGGGGTCACTTTCTTTTCCCAGGAAAGATATGTCGAAGCGATTTCCCAATGGGAAGATTATATCTCTCGGCGAGGCACGTTAGATATGGAACTTGCCATCCATTTAACCAGCGCCTTTCTCCGCTTGGGCCGGTTCAGAAAGGCCTTGCAGGTCTGGGAGGTGGGAGGTTTTCAGGATAAAAAAGGCTTGCTTCTTCTCTTGGGGCAGTTCTTTGAACGCCTTGAGCATTTCACCGAGTCGGCGGCTTGTTACCGGGAGATTTTAAAAACAAACCCGGAAGAGGTCGAGGCCTTGCACGGTCTAGGATGGACCTTATGGCTTTCTACCGGGGAGGTAAATGAGGCGGTTCCAATCTTGAAGAAGGCTTTATCGCTTACCGGAGATCATTTAAACATCGGTTTTTCCCTGGCCTGGATCTATCTCCATCATGGGGAGTGGGAGGAGGCGGAAAAGGTGGTGGAAACGCTCCTGCGTCGTGATCCGGATGCCGCACTACCCCTTGCCTTATCCACTTTGCTCTCCTCCCTGAAGGGAAGCTGGCAGGAGGCGGAAGCCTATGCCAATCGCCTCCGGCAAACGGCGGGAGACCGAAACCGGGCTTTGGGTGAATTCGTTTATGGCCGGATTTTATTATCCCAGCATCATCTCGAAGAGGCGATTGCCGCTTTCCAACGTTCGATTCGAAAAAATCCTTATTTGAGAGAAAGCTTCGTTCTTCAGGGGTTAAGCTTCTACTTAAACGGGCAGTTTGACAAAGCAGAAGAGGTTTGGCGGAGAATTCTGAAAAACAATGCAAAATCCACACCCCTTTACCAACTCCCTTCTAAAGGATAG
- a CDS encoding acetate/propionate family kinase, translating into MKVLVINSGSSSLKYQLFDMEKEMVLAKGLVERIGMETAIFSHQPYFGEKVTKVGQILEHKEAIRKVLAYLTDEKVGVISNVEEISAVGHRVVHGGEAFSDAAYLDPEVIRIIEKNIELAPLHNPAHLKGIYAFRELLGGDFPMVAVFDTAFHQTMPEESFMYALPMVLYKRHKIRRYGFHGTSHKFVSQRLSEILGESLEGKKVVSCHIGNGASITAIKDGKSYDTSMGMTPLEGLVMGTRSGDIDPAVVPFVMAKEDLTIGEVNSMLNKHSGLLGISGLSSDMREITAAMFEGHPGATLAFNLYIQRIKKYIGAYAAEMNGIDAIIFTGGVGENSELVRKRVLDGLTFLGVELDDALNEASSPKERRITTERSKVAAYVIPTNEELMIARETLRVVTERRKGERKSDEHASQVSR; encoded by the coding sequence ATGAAAGTGTTGGTCATCAATTCCGGCAGCTCTTCGTTAAAGTATCAGCTTTTTGACATGGAGAAGGAAATGGTTCTGGCAAAAGGCTTGGTGGAACGGATAGGCATGGAGACGGCTATTTTCTCCCATCAGCCATATTTCGGGGAAAAGGTGACGAAGGTAGGCCAGATCTTGGAACATAAAGAGGCGATCCGGAAAGTGCTGGCATACCTTACCGACGAGAAGGTGGGCGTGATCAGCAATGTGGAGGAAATCTCCGCGGTTGGACACCGGGTAGTACATGGGGGTGAAGCGTTCTCCGACGCCGCTTATCTTGATCCTGAAGTGATCCGCATCATCGAAAAAAACATCGAATTGGCTCCCCTCCATAATCCGGCCCACCTAAAGGGAATCTATGCGTTTCGTGAGTTGCTGGGCGGGGATTTTCCAATGGTTGCTGTATTTGATACCGCTTTCCATCAGACGATGCCGGAAGAAAGCTTCATGTATGCTTTACCGATGGTTCTTTATAAGCGGCATAAGATTCGAAGGTACGGGTTTCATGGAACCTCCCATAAATTTGTAAGCCAGCGTCTTTCCGAGATCCTAGGCGAGTCCCTCGAGGGAAAGAAAGTGGTCTCCTGCCATATTGGAAATGGCGCCAGCATAACCGCTATCAAGGATGGCAAATCCTATGATACCAGCATGGGGATGACTCCCTTGGAGGGATTGGTGATGGGAACTCGAAGCGGAGATATCGACCCGGCGGTGGTTCCCTTCGTTATGGCCAAAGAAGATTTAACCATCGGTGAGGTAAACTCCATGTTGAACAAACATAGCGGTCTATTAGGAATCTCCGGTTTAAGCTCCGATATGCGGGAGATTACCGCCGCCATGTTTGAAGGGCATCCAGGAGCTACCCTTGCTTTTAATCTATATATTCAACGGATTAAAAAATATATCGGGGCCTATGCCGCCGAGATGAACGGCATCGATGCCATCATATTTACAGGTGGCGTGGGAGAAAATTCGGAACTGGTAAGGAAAAGAGTGCTGGACGGTTTAACCTTTTTAGGGGTAGAATTAGATGATGCCTTAAACGAAGCGTCCAGTCCGAAAGAGCGGCGGATTACCACCGAGCGGTCCAAGGTGGCGGCTTATGTTATTCCCACCAATGAGGAATTGATGATCGCCCGGGAAACCCTCCGCGTAGTGACGGAACGAAGGAAAGGAGAAAGAAAGAGTGACGAACATGCAAGTCAAGTTAGCCGATAG
- a CDS encoding redox-sensing transcriptional repressor Rex, producing the protein MSKIVDQKISDAVVKRLPLYLRYLTYLQKMGIKTVSSHQLAKELGLNPAQIRKDLAYFGEFGRKGIGYDISYLIKKIRQILHLDQIIHVALVGAGNLGHALSNYNAFKQDNMKIIAIFDHSPDKVGKKINDICVRDISELPKVVEELDIKVGIITVPDYAAQEVADKMVEAGIEAILNFAPVIIHTPSYVRVHHTDLTTELHSLAFYLRQDELVGKS; encoded by the coding sequence ATGAGTAAAATCGTGGACCAAAAGATCTCCGATGCGGTGGTTAAACGCTTACCCCTATATCTGCGTTACCTCACCTATTTGCAAAAAATGGGGATTAAAACGGTCTCCTCTCACCAATTGGCGAAGGAGTTGGGTTTAAATCCAGCTCAAATCCGAAAGGACCTGGCCTATTTTGGAGAGTTTGGCCGCAAAGGGATTGGGTATGATATTTCTTATCTCATCAAGAAAATCCGTCAAATCCTCCATTTGGATCAGATTATCCACGTGGCGTTGGTCGGAGCAGGAAATTTGGGGCATGCGCTGAGCAATTATAATGCCTTTAAACAAGACAATATGAAGATTATTGCCATTTTTGACCATTCCCCGGATAAGGTGGGGAAGAAGATTAATGATATCTGTGTCCGAGATATTTCGGAGCTGCCGAAGGTTGTAGAGGAGCTGGACATTAAAGTAGGCATCATTACGGTGCCTGATTATGCGGCCCAAGAGGTGGCCGATAAAATGGTGGAGGCGGGCATCGAGGCGATTCTCAATTTCGCTCCTGTAATCATCCATACGCCCAGTTATGTCCGGGTTCATCATACGGATCTCACCACGGAACTGCATAGCCTTGCTTTTTATCTTCGCCAAGATGAGTTGGTGGGAAAGTCCTAA
- a CDS encoding biotin--[acetyl-CoA-carboxylase] ligase translates to MREKILESLRSGAFQSGESLAKSLGCSRMAIWKHIEELKREGYRIEAVHRKGYRLLQEPDSLLPETWQEKLTTHGLGRTVYYYFEVDTTQSIAHEKAREGAPHGTLVLTEHQRKGRGRLGRAWTSLPGVGLWMSLVLRPPIPVEHAPHLTLLSAVAVAETLQTLGYAAMIKWPNDIYLHGRKVCGILTELNADMDQIGYAVVGIGINVHHREEDFPEEIRQKATSLYLDDPARPPVRSHLLLLLLQRYELLYEQYLKEGFSSVKEKWLQYAIPMGWMKVSTLKESFQGKMIGLTNEGALLVEDEGGRLHTLYSAELEMTER, encoded by the coding sequence ATGAGGGAAAAAATTCTGGAGAGTCTGCGGAGTGGTGCGTTCCAATCCGGGGAATCGTTGGCAAAGTCTTTGGGCTGTTCACGAATGGCCATATGGAAACATATTGAAGAGCTAAAGCGGGAAGGCTATCGGATTGAGGCTGTCCATCGAAAAGGATATCGACTCCTTCAAGAACCGGATTCCCTCCTTCCGGAAACTTGGCAAGAGAAATTAACCACCCATGGATTGGGAAGAACGGTCTACTATTATTTTGAGGTCGATACGACCCAATCCATCGCCCATGAGAAAGCGAGGGAAGGTGCCCCGCATGGAACTCTGGTCTTAACGGAACATCAACGAAAAGGGAGGGGAAGATTGGGGAGAGCATGGACCTCCCTTCCCGGCGTAGGTTTGTGGATGAGTCTCGTCCTCCGCCCTCCTATTCCCGTGGAACATGCACCCCATCTTACCCTCCTTTCTGCCGTTGCGGTGGCAGAAACCTTGCAAACGTTAGGATATGCGGCCATGATTAAATGGCCCAACGACATTTACCTGCATGGGAGAAAGGTTTGCGGCATCTTAACGGAATTAAACGCCGATATGGACCAAATTGGTTACGCGGTGGTAGGAATCGGGATTAACGTTCACCATAGGGAGGAAGACTTTCCGGAAGAGATTCGGCAAAAGGCGACCTCCCTCTATCTGGATGACCCTGCACGACCGCCTGTACGCTCCCATCTTTTGCTTCTCCTCCTTCAGCGTTATGAACTTCTCTACGAGCAATATCTAAAGGAAGGGTTTTCTTCTGTGAAGGAAAAGTGGCTCCAATATGCCATTCCGATGGGATGGATGAAGGTTTCAACCCTAAAGGAATCGTTTCAAGGAAAGATGATTGGCTTAACGAATGAAGGAGCCCTTTTGGTGGAAGATGAAGGTGGCAGGCTCCATACCCTTTATTCTGCAGAATTGGAAATGACGGAACGTTAA
- a CDS encoding Ku protein produces the protein MHTMWKGAISFGLVHIPVKMHAATEDKSPKFRYLHKLCNTPIQYVKRCPFCGVDVEWEEIIRGYEYEEGRFMILDEEELEELKGERSRTIEITDFVDLKEIDPIYFHHSYYLSPQEGGGKAYKLLHQAMEVSGRIAVAKVSLRSKENLAALRAYGKVLVLETLFFPDEIRDVNQVPVETEAVKVEEREISMATQLIDQLTAPFEPEKYKDPFRQALEEHIKEKVPVEGPERPDQTANIIDLMEALKKSLEVTSPSKGRGKSKGRRKKVSGGET, from the coding sequence ATGCATACGATGTGGAAAGGTGCCATCAGTTTCGGATTGGTCCATATACCTGTAAAGATGCATGCGGCTACCGAGGATAAGTCGCCCAAGTTTCGTTATCTCCATAAGCTCTGTAATACCCCGATCCAATATGTGAAGCGCTGTCCTTTCTGTGGGGTCGATGTAGAATGGGAGGAGATTATCCGGGGGTATGAATATGAAGAGGGAAGATTTATGATTTTGGATGAAGAGGAGTTGGAGGAATTAAAGGGAGAACGTTCCCGTACCATCGAAATTACCGATTTTGTGGATCTAAAGGAGATCGATCCGATTTACTTTCATCACTCTTATTACCTGTCCCCGCAAGAGGGGGGTGGTAAAGCGTATAAGCTTCTGCATCAGGCGATGGAGGTAAGTGGAAGGATCGCTGTGGCGAAAGTGAGCCTTCGCTCGAAGGAGAATTTGGCCGCGCTGCGCGCCTACGGAAAGGTTCTCGTTTTGGAAACCCTCTTTTTTCCCGATGAGATTCGGGATGTAAATCAGGTTCCGGTGGAGACGGAGGCGGTGAAGGTGGAGGAACGGGAGATCTCCATGGCCACCCAGTTGATTGATCAATTAACCGCTCCATTTGAGCCGGAAAAATATAAAGACCCTTTCCGGCAGGCCCTGGAGGAACATATAAAAGAGAAAGTGCCGGTAGAGGGGCCGGAGAGGCCGGATCAGACAGCCAACATCATTGATCTAATGGAGGCGCTCAAAAAAAGCCTGGAGGTTACCTCCCCTTCGAAGGGAAGGGGAAAAAGCAAGGGAAGAAGAAAAAAGGTAAGCGGAGGCGAAACATGA
- a CDS encoding pyridoxal phosphate-dependent aminotransferase: MQVKLADRVLTLSPSPTLAITAKAKQLKAEGHDVISLGAGEPDFNTPAHIIEAAYEAMKEGKTKYTPSGGIPELKKAIQKKLAKDQGLEYGLNEIHVAAGAKHALYNFFQVVVNPGDEVLIPVPYWVSYPEQVKLAGGVPVYIEGKEENGFKVTADQVKEAITERTKAIIINSPSNPTGAVYTREELEGIGRVAIEHHLWIVSDEIYEKLIYEGEHVSIASLGPEFKEHTILFNGVSKPYSMTGWRIGYAAGNKEVLKAMTDLSSQSVSNPTSISQYASIAALEGDQTPLLEMKAAFKERRDRLIPLLRQIPGFRCDVPHGAFYIYLNVAEAMKKAGFTDADAWSEALLEKEKVAVVSGTGFGTKNHIRISYATSMADLEEAARRMYRFVTGG, encoded by the coding sequence ATGCAAGTCAAGTTAGCCGATAGGGTCTTAACCCTTTCTCCCTCTCCCACTTTAGCGATTACTGCCAAAGCAAAGCAGCTGAAAGCAGAAGGGCATGATGTCATCAGCCTGGGAGCCGGGGAACCTGATTTTAACACCCCTGCCCATATTATCGAGGCGGCTTATGAGGCGATGAAGGAGGGCAAAACAAAGTATACCCCCTCCGGAGGCATTCCGGAGTTAAAAAAGGCGATTCAAAAAAAATTGGCAAAGGATCAAGGGTTGGAGTATGGACTAAATGAAATTCATGTAGCCGCAGGGGCGAAACATGCGCTTTACAATTTTTTTCAGGTCGTGGTAAATCCCGGCGATGAAGTTCTCATTCCCGTTCCTTACTGGGTTAGCTATCCGGAACAGGTGAAGCTGGCAGGGGGTGTTCCCGTCTATATTGAAGGAAAGGAAGAGAATGGGTTTAAAGTGACTGCGGACCAGGTAAAGGAGGCCATTACCGAGCGGACCAAGGCGATCATCATCAATTCGCCTTCCAATCCCACGGGCGCCGTCTATACGAGGGAGGAGTTGGAAGGGATCGGACGAGTGGCCATCGAACATCACCTCTGGATCGTATCCGATGAAATTTATGAGAAGCTGATTTATGAAGGGGAACATGTAAGCATCGCCTCGTTGGGTCCGGAGTTTAAAGAACATACCATTCTGTTTAACGGGGTCTCCAAACCCTATTCTATGACGGGTTGGCGGATCGGGTATGCGGCCGGGAATAAAGAGGTGCTGAAGGCCATGACCGACCTCTCCAGCCAGAGCGTCTCCAACCCGACCAGCATTAGCCAGTATGCCTCCATCGCCGCCCTGGAAGGAGACCAAACGCCGCTTCTTGAAATGAAGGCCGCATTTAAGGAGCGGCGGGACCGGCTGATTCCCCTCTTACGCCAGATTCCAGGCTTTCGCTGTGATGTACCTCACGGAGCTTTTTACATCTATCTGAATGTGGCCGAAGCGATGAAGAAGGCCGGCTTTACGGATGCAGATGCCTGGTCGGAGGCACTTCTGGAGAAGGAGAAGGTGGCTGTGGTCTCGGGGACCGGCTTCGGAACGAAGAACCATATCCGCATCTCTTATGCCACTTCGATGGCTGACCTGGAAGAAGCGGCCCGCAGGATGTACCGCTTTGTTACCGGAGGTTAA
- the ligD gene encoding non-homologous end-joining DNA ligase, translating into MNEKFLIDGRILSLSHLDKPFWPRMGVTKKDLMHYYLEISPFLLPHLKDRLITVIRFPDGVEGKFFYQKNKPRYAPEWIPTFSFQGTDYMLVQERATLIYLANQGALEIHVSFHKVPGEEPTSLVFDLDPSVEGFEMVREAALLIKEELDLLRLPSLVKTSGATGLQIYIPLKKGHTFPETRRFSSFFARYMTEKNPSLFTIERKVDLREGKIYFDYLQHWRGKSLIAPYSTRARSLPYVSTPLRWEEVPRVQPEDFTLFQVLERVQKVGDLFSPLLQGRGSDLAPFLKEIARVKKKPRLTVP; encoded by the coding sequence ATGAACGAAAAATTCCTCATCGACGGAAGAATTCTTTCATTAAGTCACCTGGATAAGCCGTTTTGGCCAAGGATGGGAGTGACAAAGAAGGATTTGATGCACTATTACCTGGAGATCTCCCCTTTCCTCCTCCCCCATCTTAAAGACCGACTCATTACCGTCATCCGCTTTCCCGACGGGGTGGAAGGGAAATTCTTCTATCAGAAGAATAAGCCCCGGTATGCCCCCGAGTGGATTCCCACCTTTTCCTTTCAGGGAACGGATTATATGCTGGTACAGGAGAGGGCAACCCTCATCTATTTGGCAAACCAAGGAGCCTTGGAGATCCATGTCTCTTTTCACAAGGTGCCGGGGGAAGAACCCACGTCTTTGGTTTTCGACTTGGATCCCAGCGTAGAGGGATTTGAGATGGTGAGGGAAGCCGCCTTGCTTATTAAAGAAGAATTAGATCTCCTCCGCCTTCCCTCTCTTGTGAAGACATCCGGGGCGACAGGATTACAGATCTACATTCCCTTAAAAAAAGGGCATACCTTCCCTGAGACGCGGCGGTTTTCCTCCTTCTTCGCCCGCTATATGACGGAGAAAAACCCCTCCCTCTTTACGATTGAGCGAAAGGTGGACCTCCGCGAGGGAAAGATCTATTTCGATTATCTTCAGCATTGGCGAGGAAAAAGTCTCATCGCCCCCTACAGTACCCGGGCCAGGAGCCTTCCATATGTGTCCACTCCCCTTCGCTGGGAAGAGGTACCCCGTGTTCAACCCGAAGATTTCACCCTTTTCCAAGTTCTTGAAAGGGTGCAGAAGGTGGGGGATCTCTTTTCTCCTTTACTCCAGGGGAGGGGAAGTGATCTCGCCCCCTTTCTGAAGGAGATCGCCCGGGTCAAAAAAAAGCCCAGGTTGACCGTCCCCTAA
- a CDS encoding RNA ligase family protein: protein MRLEPIVPFEPVLVKEIPVGREYIAQIKWDGVRILTYFDGKGVRLFNRKKNERTAHYPELTAVDAYSEADSFVLDGEVIALSKEGKPSFHQVMKRDGLRSPVKIERRKNEIPIFYMVFDLLYLNGKWLFSTPFFRREELLHRTIRGNRTVHLVESFPSPARLKQVVEEQGLEGIVVKEKRSLYLPGGKDRRWQKWKKIQFITAIIGGMVEKGGELRSLLLGLPEEGGLSYIGHVGTGSLNEKERRKMLELLRPLLTDENPFGKRGEVPKSYSWLIPIINVKVRFLEWTEKGTLRQPVLEEILGEGEG, encoded by the coding sequence ATGAGACTAGAGCCCATCGTTCCTTTCGAACCGGTGCTTGTAAAGGAGATTCCGGTGGGGAGGGAGTATATCGCTCAAATCAAATGGGATGGGGTTCGGATCCTTACCTATTTTGACGGGAAAGGGGTCCGACTCTTTAACCGGAAGAAAAACGAGCGAACGGCCCATTATCCGGAGCTTACCGCGGTAGATGCGTATTCTGAGGCCGATTCCTTTGTTCTGGATGGAGAAGTGATCGCCTTGTCCAAGGAAGGGAAGCCTTCTTTCCATCAGGTGATGAAGCGGGATGGATTAAGATCTCCCGTTAAGATCGAGAGAAGAAAAAACGAGATCCCCATCTTCTATATGGTCTTTGATCTCCTCTATCTCAACGGAAAATGGCTTTTTAGCACCCCTTTTTTCCGAAGGGAGGAGCTTCTTCATCGGACGATCCGAGGGAACAGAACGGTTCATCTGGTGGAATCGTTTCCCTCCCCTGCCCGATTGAAACAAGTGGTGGAAGAACAAGGCTTGGAAGGGATTGTAGTAAAGGAAAAGAGAAGCCTCTATCTTCCCGGAGGAAAAGATCGACGTTGGCAAAAATGGAAGAAAATACAATTTATTACCGCAATCATTGGGGGGATGGTTGAAAAAGGGGGGGAGCTTCGTTCTCTTCTCCTTGGCTTGCCCGAGGAAGGAGGGCTTTCTTACATCGGCCATGTGGGAACCGGTTCGTTGAACGAAAAGGAGAGGAGAAAGATGTTGGAACTTCTCCGCCCCCTTTTAACCGATGAAAATCCCTTTGGAAAGAGGGGAGAGGTGCCCAAGTCTTATAGTTGGCTTATACCCATCATCAACGTGAAGGTTCGTTTTTTGGAATGGACGGAAAAAGGAACGTTGCGCCAACCTGTTCTCGAAGAGATCTTAGGGGAGGGGGAAGGATGA